In Candidatus Nitrospira nitrificans, one DNA window encodes the following:
- a CDS encoding Gfo/Idh/MocA family protein, which translates to MSRKIFTSAKESFPGRNDVLRIGVIGTGAFAQQCHLPGLQTHPQAKVVAIAGRRQERLQSLAAQFNIPTVYTDYHELCARTDLDAITIVTANSEHAAQATAGLASGKHVFCEKPLATTVLQAQEMVRAAELSGKVHQVAFTYRYLYGLQELRRRIQRGDIGEPYHLRAQHNSWDGLLFKGDGVLHDVGSHLFDLARFLFGPLQSVTGLYRHLPQIHHDRKGQRAKSPAQATDDLATAWFTHKCGVQGQWHVNRVAPSYGGKAHIEVIGREGALRASLSRGSIDTLQMVRPPSSQWEELPLPTEARNESPSALAIMMRSFVNACLRGKLDPDVDASFHDGLAVQLAIDAVETASSRLPWIPVETTDHQTRRKNSVFFPTAFQTVGRKRPS; encoded by the coding sequence ATGAGCCGAAAAATCTTCACGAGTGCCAAGGAGTCATTCCCCGGCCGAAACGACGTCTTGCGGATCGGCGTAATCGGAACCGGGGCATTTGCCCAGCAATGTCATTTGCCAGGGCTTCAGACCCATCCTCAGGCCAAAGTTGTGGCCATTGCCGGTCGTCGGCAAGAACGGCTTCAATCTCTCGCGGCCCAATTCAATATTCCCACCGTCTACACCGACTATCACGAACTATGCGCTCGAACGGATCTCGATGCGATCACAATTGTCACGGCAAACAGCGAACATGCCGCGCAGGCCACAGCCGGCTTGGCCTCGGGAAAGCATGTCTTCTGCGAAAAGCCGTTGGCAACGACCGTATTACAAGCTCAAGAGATGGTTCGCGCGGCGGAACTGAGCGGGAAGGTCCACCAGGTTGCCTTTACTTATCGCTACCTTTACGGATTACAAGAGCTACGGCGTCGGATCCAGCGCGGGGACATTGGCGAACCCTATCACCTACGCGCTCAACATAACAGCTGGGATGGACTCCTATTCAAAGGTGATGGTGTCCTTCATGATGTGGGATCACATCTCTTCGACCTGGCACGATTCCTGTTCGGTCCTCTCCAGTCAGTCACTGGGTTATACCGCCATCTTCCTCAGATTCATCACGACAGAAAAGGCCAGCGCGCCAAGTCACCGGCTCAGGCAACTGATGACCTGGCAACGGCCTGGTTTACGCACAAGTGTGGCGTACAGGGTCAGTGGCATGTCAACCGAGTCGCGCCATCATATGGCGGCAAGGCCCATATCGAAGTGATCGGACGAGAAGGGGCGCTCCGCGCCTCGCTGAGCAGGGGCAGTATCGACACGTTGCAGATGGTACGTCCACCAAGCTCACAGTGGGAAGAGTTACCGCTGCCGACCGAGGCACGTAACGAATCTCCCAGCGCCCTCGCCATCATGATGCGGAGCTTTGTGAATGCCTGTCTGAGAGGGAAGCTCGATCCCGATGTCGATGCATCCTTTCATGACGGCCTCGCCGTTCAACTGGCAATTGATGCCGTGGAAACAGCCTCTTCGAGGCTCCCATGGATACCCGTCGAGACAACAGACCACCAGACAAGGCGGAAGAATTCTGTCTTCTTCCCGACCGCGTTCCAAACAGTCGGCCGCAAACGGCCATCATGA
- a CDS encoding YajD family HNH nuclease — protein MMRKSQEQSYRARALKLFPWVCAHCGREFDGKKLNQLTVHHKDHNHQNNPPDGSNWELLCLYCHDNEHQRDQVAGASTESLSSAEPDRPFTPFARLADLFKRDTVA, from the coding sequence ATGATGCGGAAGAGCCAAGAGCAGAGCTACCGGGCACGGGCGCTGAAACTATTCCCCTGGGTCTGTGCCCACTGTGGGCGCGAGTTCGATGGGAAGAAGCTGAACCAACTCACGGTCCATCACAAGGACCACAACCATCAGAACAATCCTCCTGACGGCAGCAACTGGGAGTTGCTCTGCCTCTACTGTCACGACAATGAGCATCAGCGCGATCAGGTCGCCGGCGCGTCGACAGAATCTCTGTCGAGTGCTGAACCAGACCGCCCCTTCACCCCTTTTGCCCGGCTTGCCGATCTGTTCAAACGCGACACTGT